From Halorubrum salinarum, the proteins below share one genomic window:
- a CDS encoding glycosyltransferase family 4 protein codes for MKRVLLLHTNKEYALSLAEAVESQTTEYEVDVVTRVPIHNRIKSLSLGEYDLVQADELLVNGVLACGSSVISGTPFVVSIRGWADYTNAHGQYGRLRDVSIRLRTKFVLRYASKAIFLSNETLHEFEQRYRVNETAVIGRPIDVEYYQSGTENLFADDGKFNLLTVTNLRYKEKFDGVKDTLEGLRKPFKRHEKLRYQVAGDGKYLSQLKQFLAEYPYSDRVDVLGFRSDIPQVLARADAFIYLSYLDAYPTVVLEAQAAGLPVIGSDTVGVPEVVGDAGILCQPTPSSVSDTVTQLLENETLRTELAEKSRKKMETYNQSCAERHAEVWSDVLDYS; via the coding sequence ATGAAGCGCGTTCTGTTATTACACACGAACAAGGAGTATGCTCTCTCTCTTGCGGAGGCGGTCGAGTCACAAACTACGGAGTACGAGGTCGACGTCGTCACACGGGTACCGATCCACAATCGAATCAAGAGTCTTTCACTTGGTGAGTATGACTTGGTCCAAGCGGACGAACTGTTAGTTAACGGTGTTCTCGCTTGTGGCAGTTCAGTGATCAGCGGTACACCGTTCGTCGTCTCCATTCGTGGATGGGCGGACTACACGAATGCTCACGGACAATACGGTCGTCTTCGTGATGTTTCAATCAGGCTTCGGACGAAGTTTGTGCTTAGATACGCGAGCAAAGCTATCTTTCTGAGTAACGAAACGCTACACGAATTCGAACAGCGGTATCGCGTTAACGAGACTGCCGTGATCGGTCGTCCGATCGACGTAGAGTATTACCAAAGTGGAACGGAGAATTTGTTCGCAGATGATGGAAAATTCAATCTACTAACGGTGACAAACCTCAGATACAAGGAGAAATTCGACGGAGTGAAGGACACCCTCGAAGGCCTACGTAAGCCGTTCAAGCGTCACGAGAAGCTCCGTTATCAGGTGGCTGGCGACGGAAAATATCTCAGTCAACTCAAGCAGTTTCTGGCAGAGTACCCGTACTCAGATCGCGTTGATGTACTCGGGTTTCGTTCGGACATTCCTCAAGTTCTAGCGAGAGCAGACGCATTTATTTATCTGAGTTATCTCGATGCCTATCCGACCGTCGTACTTGAAGCGCAGGCAGCAGGACTGCCAGTAATCGGTAGCGATACCGTCGGGGTTCCTGAGGTGGTAGGTGATGCTGGGATACTCTGTCAGCCGACACCGAGTAGTGTAAGCGACACCGTGACTCAACTCCTCGAGAACGAGACGTTAAGAACTGAGTTAGCCGAAAAGAGTAGAAAGAAGATGGAAACGTATAATCAGAGTTGCGCTGAACGACACGCCGAAGTTTGGAGCGACGTTCTCGATTACTCCTGA
- a CDS encoding class I SAM-dependent methyltransferase has product MPRNLRVEALLDAVPAEAKVLDLGCVQHSAEKASNEDWVHGELYDIADEVVGVDYERKEVEKLREQGYNVIHGDVEELDLDDTFDVVVAGELIEHLSNVGNFLDSVRDHLRPEGEFIMTTPNPWAFHRFKQAAFGEVYSNEEHTCWFDERTLTQVLDRHEFEVNEVIQVKASDPGITRLLYDVGLRTIGGTSLLVKARVAQ; this is encoded by the coding sequence GTGCCAAGAAATCTCCGAGTTGAGGCTCTACTGGACGCAGTACCGGCAGAGGCAAAGGTTCTTGATTTGGGTTGTGTCCAACATTCCGCAGAGAAGGCTTCCAACGAAGATTGGGTCCACGGAGAGCTGTATGATATCGCAGACGAAGTCGTCGGGGTTGACTATGAACGAAAAGAAGTTGAAAAACTCCGCGAACAGGGATACAACGTAATTCATGGGGATGTCGAGGAACTTGACCTCGACGACACGTTTGATGTAGTCGTCGCCGGAGAACTTATAGAACACCTCTCCAACGTCGGAAATTTCCTTGACAGTGTTCGTGACCACCTGCGGCCTGAGGGTGAATTCATCATGACGACACCGAATCCTTGGGCATTCCATCGGTTCAAGCAGGCGGCATTCGGTGAAGTATATTCCAACGAGGAGCACACCTGCTGGTTCGACGAACGAACTCTCACGCAGGTGTTAGACAGACACGAATTCGAAGTGAACGAAGTGATCCAGGTGAAAGCCTCCGATCCCGGGATTACTCGTCTTCTGTACGACGTCGGCTTACGTACTATTGGTGGGACGAGTCTCTTGGTTAAAGCGCGCGTAGCACAGTAG